In one window of Toxotes jaculatrix isolate fToxJac2 chromosome 10, fToxJac2.pri, whole genome shotgun sequence DNA:
- the LOC121188785 gene encoding Kv channel-interacting protein 1 isoform X2: MGAVVGTLTMQTKQRRPSRDKADDDLEMTMVCHRPEGLDQLEAQTNFSKRELQVLYRGFKNECPSGIVNEETFKQIYSQFFPHGDASTYAHYLFNAFDSAHTGSIKFEDFVTALSILLRGSVTEKLQWTFNLYDINRDGYINKEEMTDIVRAIYDMMGKYTYPVLKTDAPKQHVDAFFQKMDKNRDGVVTLDEFILSCQEDENIMRSLQLFENVI, from the exons ATAAGGCGGACGATGACTTGGAGATGACCATGGTGTGCCATCGACCGGAGGGTCTAGACCAGCTAGAAGCTCAAACCAACTTCAGCAAAAGAGAGCTCCAAGTGCTTTACAGGGGCTTCAAGAAT GAGTGTCCAAGTGGCATTGTAAATGAGGAAACCTTCAAGCAAATATACTCCCAGTTCTTCCCACATGGAG ATGCCAGCACCTACGCACACTACCTGTTCAACGCGTTTGACTCTGCACACACTGGCTCTATAAAGTTTGAG GACTTTGTAACAGCTCTGTCCATCCTGCTGAGGGGCTCTGTCACTGAGAAGCTCCAGTGGACATTTAACCTCTATGATATCAACAGAGACGGATACATCAacaaagag GAGATGACAGACATTGTGAGAGCGATATACGACATGATGGGGAAGTACACTTACCCTGTCTTGAAAACTGATGCACCCAAACAGCATGTGGATGCCTTCTTTCAG aaaatggacaaaaacagaGACGGTGTGGTCACTCTCGATGAATTCATCCTTTCTTGTCAAGAG GATGAAAACATCATGAGGTCTCTACAGCTTTTTGAAAACGTCATCTAG